In the Geoanaerobacter pelophilus genome, GGCGGCGTTGCTTACATCCGCGCCATGAGCGTACTGGACGGCCTCAGCCTTCCGACCGAGCAGCAGTTCGGCGTTAATGTCATCAAGCGCACCCTTGAGGAGCCAATCCGTCAGATCGCCCAGAACGCCGGCGTAGACGGTTCCATCGTTGTTGACAAGGTCAAGAACGGCAAGGACGCCTTCGGCTACAACGCTGCAGAAGACGAGTACACCGACATGATCCAGGCCGGCATCATCGACCCGACCAAGGTATCTCGTTGCGCTCTCCAGAACGCTGCTTCAGTGGCAGGCCTCATGCTGACCACCGAGGCGATGATTGCCGAGAAGCCGAGAGACGAGTCGGCAATGCCTGCAATGCCGGGTGGGATGGGCGGCATGGGTGGCATGGGCGGCATGATGTAACAACGGAACGGTTCTTTTGCGCCCTGGCGGCGTAAGTCTGCGGTCTCATTTGTGCGGCGTAGCGATGCTACGCCTCCGCATGATCCCTTAACAGCCTTGCCAGGACACAAAATTCCTCGTCTCAGATAACAAAAAAAGGGAGCTGACAGTAATGTCAGCTCCCTTTTTTTGTTCTGCTGGTTCCTTACGAGCGTGCGCTTTTTTCGCTAGCTCAAGGCTGTTACATCTCCACCCTGGTGACAACCCCCTGCAGCTTGCTGGCTGGCAGTTTGTTGAACTGCACGAAGTTGGGGGTGACCTTTTTGATGAAGGAGAACAGTCGCCAGAAGATGTTATTGGTGGCGATATCCTCGACCCCGTAGAAAATGACCTTTTCCTGAATGCCGTTGTCCTTGAGCAGCGTTTCGATATCGATCCGCTCCATGTAGCCGGCCTTGATATCGAAGGAGTCCAGGCCAGTGCTTATCTTCTCGTTCATGCAGGTGAAAATGCCGAACGGCTCGTCGGTGCGGACAATGGAGATAAAGACATTGCGCTCGTAGATGATATTGCTCCGGATGATGCAGTGCACCACGTAAGGCGGCACCACCGGGGTCTCCCTGGTGAAGAACAGCCCGGTCCCCGGAATGTTCTTGTCCTTGGCATAGATCTGGTTGTAAGCGAGCAGGAAGGTTTCCAGGTCGAGCGGCTTCAGCGAGCGGTACAGCGCCCGCTGGCCGCGGGTCCAGACCATGATCACGGCAAACGGGATGGCAGCGAGAATCAACGACCAGTAACCGCCATGAGGGAGCTTGTTCAGGTTGGAGATCAGGAAGATCGTGTCAATGAGGGTCACGAACAGCGCGATCGGCACCTTCCACTTCTTGGTAGTGTGGGAGAAGATCATGACCATCATGATGCCGGTAATGGTCATGGTGCCGGTGACCGCAAGGCCGTAGGCCGCCGCCAGGTTCTCTGACTTCCTGAACACCAGCATGATCATGATCACCAGCGCCAGCAGCAGCCAGTTGACCGAGCCGATGTAAATCTGCGACTTAAGGTGACTGGAGGTGTAATCGACCTTCAGCAGCGGCATGATCCGCGTGGTAATCCCCTGGTAAACTATGGAAAAGACGCCGCTGATCAGCGCCTGCGAGGCAATGACCGTTGCCGAAACCGTGAGCAGCAAAAACGGGATATAGAGCATCGGCGCTTCCCAGCGGATCATGCCAAACAGGATATTCTTGGCATCAGGGTGGTGCAATATATAGGCGCCCTGGCCCAGGTAGTTGACCAGCAGGGCGATGAACACAAAATACCAGGCGCGGATGATCGGCTTGCGCCCCAGGTGGCCCATGTCGGCGTAAAGTGCCTCGCCGCCGGTGGCGCAGAGAATAACCTCAGAGAGTATAAAAAACCCGGCCATGCCATTGGTTGCCAGAAAATTAATCGCATACCATGGGCTGACCGCTTTCAAAACCTCTGGTGCAGAAGCAATGGCTATCCCGCCAGAAATCGTCAGCGACGCAAACCAAATGACCATCAGCGGGCCAAATGCCCTGGCAACCTTATCAGTCCCCTTGAACTGAAAGATAAAGAGCCCGACGGCGATAATCGCGGCAATCAGGATCAGTACCCCTTGGGGCGTATGCTCAAGCCCTGGGATCAGTTCCAGACCCTCGACCGCGGAGAGAATAGATATGGCCGGGGTGATGACGCCATCACCCAGCAGCAGGGAAACTCCGAGAAAGGAGAGGAACCCGACAAAAACAATCTGCCGTCCCGGTTTGAGCAGTTTGGCAAGGATTTCCTTGAGTACAATGGTGCCGCCTTCGCCCTTGCGCCCCAGACTCATGGCGAGCCAGGCATACTCGACGGTTACCAGAATAATCAGGGTCCAGACAATGAGGGAGAGAATACCGAAGATATGATCCGGCGTAGGTTTGGTGAGGGTCATAATAACAGTGAGGGTATATATGGGACTGGTGCCGATGTCGCCGAAAACCAGCCCCATCGACTTAACGATGCCACCCCAGTATGAGTCCTGCTCGCCATGCTTCATCACTACCTCCTCCAAGACAGGTTACTTGTAGGGGCTGACCATCGGAAAACTAAAAACCGCCGGCATGAACCGGCGGTGTGCAATCCGCTATCCTGCCCTTCCAGGTGCCTACGAGGTTAGCTGACGGGCTTGAGGCTGAAAGTCCTCGATCCTGAGAAAAACCTCTTGTCGGCTTGCTCTCAGGAATTCGCCCCTGTTGATCGGGTCCCCCGCATCCGTTCCGTGGAACGAATCTCGGCTGCATTTTTTCGCCAGTTATACTCTTTCTGGCACCAGAGTCAAGATATTCGATGGATTCACATTCCCCGGTTTCGGCAATGCGCAACAAGTGCCAGACCGGAGAAACTGCGGGCTTTGGTAACGTCCCGCAGGTGAAAGGCTCTTGACTTTTCGAAGGGTTCCCGCTAGGTTATAACGT is a window encoding:
- a CDS encoding KUP/HAK/KT family potassium transporter; its protein translation is MKHGEQDSYWGGIVKSMGLVFGDIGTSPIYTLTVIMTLTKPTPDHIFGILSLIVWTLIILVTVEYAWLAMSLGRKGEGGTIVLKEILAKLLKPGRQIVFVGFLSFLGVSLLLGDGVITPAISILSAVEGLELIPGLEHTPQGVLILIAAIIAVGLFIFQFKGTDKVARAFGPLMVIWFASLTISGGIAIASAPEVLKAVSPWYAINFLATNGMAGFFILSEVILCATGGEALYADMGHLGRKPIIRAWYFVFIALLVNYLGQGAYILHHPDAKNILFGMIRWEAPMLYIPFLLLTVSATVIASQALISGVFSIVYQGITTRIMPLLKVDYTSSHLKSQIYIGSVNWLLLALVIMIMLVFRKSENLAAAYGLAVTGTMTITGIMMVMIFSHTTKKWKVPIALFVTLIDTIFLISNLNKLPHGGYWSLILAAIPFAVIMVWTRGQRALYRSLKPLDLETFLLAYNQIYAKDKNIPGTGLFFTRETPVVPPYVVHCIIRSNIIYERNVFISIVRTDEPFGIFTCMNEKISTGLDSFDIKAGYMERIDIETLLKDNGIQEKVIFYGVEDIATNNIFWRLFSFIKKVTPNFVQFNKLPASKLQGVVTRVEM